In a single window of the Melioribacteraceae bacterium genome:
- a CDS encoding DUF362 domain-containing protein, with amino-acid sequence MKSKIFSSQSILTVIFLFVMIITATAQSAEKPATNIKDALKYPRTENSMPGLFPAQVVQVNHENSISENKINYDAVYEMVSKGLLQLTNESSLKKAWLKFVKPNEKVGLKVNPVAGPTLTTSTEITTVIINQLVESGIPKENILIWDRREEQLLEAGFTQEKFPGIKIIGTERGENGSMYDEKGVLYGERMIDKDWYYWADCEEKYDSATIPYMINEGKYSYFSKIATQMVDKIINIPILKNAGSSVTLCLKNLAYGVTTNTGRLHKQLWAETTAEVNAFPPLRDKVVLNIVDGIKGCFNGGPGANPQFFTEYKTVLIGTDPVAVDRIGYDIVIKKRIEENIQKEDNPRGRIFMELAEKLGLGTADIKKIQLKNIDLK; translated from the coding sequence ATGAAATCAAAAATTTTTTCATCCCAATCAATTTTGACTGTTATATTTTTATTTGTCATGATAATTACCGCAACGGCTCAATCTGCCGAAAAACCGGCAACGAATATCAAGGATGCCCTAAAATATCCCAGAACAGAAAACTCAATGCCCGGTTTATTTCCGGCACAAGTTGTTCAAGTTAATCACGAAAATTCTATATCAGAAAACAAAATTAATTACGACGCCGTTTATGAAATGGTAAGTAAAGGATTGCTTCAATTAACAAATGAATCATCGTTAAAAAAAGCATGGCTTAAATTTGTTAAGCCAAATGAAAAAGTAGGACTAAAAGTAAATCCAGTTGCGGGGCCAACATTAACAACCAGTACAGAAATAACTACGGTAATTATTAATCAATTGGTCGAGTCTGGTATTCCCAAAGAGAACATACTTATTTGGGATAGACGTGAAGAGCAGCTTCTCGAAGCCGGATTTACTCAGGAGAAGTTTCCCGGCATCAAGATTATTGGCACTGAGCGAGGAGAGAATGGATCGATGTACGATGAGAAGGGTGTTCTCTATGGTGAAAGAATGATAGATAAGGATTGGTACTATTGGGCTGATTGTGAGGAAAAATATGACAGCGCTACAATTCCATATATGATTAATGAAGGTAAGTATTCCTACTTCTCAAAAATTGCTACACAAATGGTTGATAAAATTATCAACATACCAATACTCAAAAACGCTGGCTCCTCTGTTACTCTTTGTTTGAAAAATTTGGCATATGGCGTAACTACAAACACAGGCAGATTACACAAACAACTTTGGGCTGAAACCACAGCTGAAGTTAATGCGTTTCCTCCTCTCCGTGACAAGGTTGTGCTTAATATTGTTGATGGTATTAAGGGATGTTTTAATGGAGGACCGGGCGCTAATCCACAATTTTTTACAGAATATAAAACTGTACTAATTGGTACCGATCCGGTTGCTGTTGATAGAATTGGTTATGATATCGTCATCAAAAAAAGAATAGAAGAAAACATTCAAAAAGAGGATAACCCTCGAGGTAGAATTTTTATGGAGCTTGCGGAAAAATTAGGACTCGGCACCGCTGATATCAAAAAAATTCAATTAAAAAATATTGACTTAAAATGA
- a CDS encoding PEGA domain-containing protein yields MKFYKILALVLVVLISSACSTVLNTTTQDVVIKTTPENAKISINGKRFGNSPQTINIERGTNHNLKVELDGYEPYETQITRKISFYFWLNVFNGVLPGMLIDMFTGSMYNLLPEDINVELVQKKEEPKKSR; encoded by the coding sequence ATGAAATTTTATAAAATATTAGCACTGGTTCTTGTTGTTTTAATTAGTTCAGCATGCTCAACGGTTTTAAATACAACTACACAAGATGTTGTAATAAAAACTACCCCGGAGAACGCGAAAATTTCAATTAATGGAAAACGATTCGGCAATAGCCCCCAAACTATTAATATTGAAAGAGGCACCAATCATAATCTTAAAGTTGAATTAGATGGTTATGAACCTTACGAAACCCAAATTACCAGAAAAATTTCATTCTACTTTTGGCTCAATGTATTTAATGGAGTTCTTCCCGGAATGCTGATTGATATGTTTACTGGATCGATGTACAATCTTTTACCCGAAGATATAAATGTAGAACTCGTTCAGAAAAAAGAAGAACCTAAAAAGAGCAGATAA